TTACTTAAATGATAAATTTAAAGTAAACAATGTGGTTTTAAAATCTCAGAACAACCAAATCATTTTCGATCACGATAAAACCGATAAAGGTGATGTAAGTTTTGATGTAATTAAATCAGCATCAGTAGAATTCTTAAAAAGATTAGATGGCTTCCAGAATGCTGTTGATATTGCAAAGATATCACAATCTACTTTGCAGGAAACCCAGAAAAAAATGATTACTAACGGCTACAATGCCCGTAGAAGTGGCGATATCTATTATGTTTTACAACCAAACTGGTTTAACGGTAGCAGTACTGGTACTACACACGGAAACTGGAATCCATACGATTCGCATATCCCATTGGTTTTTATGGGCTGGGGAATCAAGCCGGGAGCTTCTAACAAAACACACTACATGACCGATATTGCACCAACACTGGCAGCCTTACTCCATATTCAAATGCCAAATGGTAATGTAGGAGAACCAATTACAGAAATCACCAGCAAATAAATTAAAAAAACTATGCTCACCAGCATAGTTTTTTTGTTTATACCCTTCCTAGTCATTAGGGTGACCTCAAGTGACTAGAAAGTGATAAAAAAACGCAGTTAACTACTTATTCTGAACTACGTTAGTCATCTGGGTATATCTAAGATTCTATACAGTGATTTTGAACTGCGGCTTATATGAGCTTATATGGTAAAAATTAAACTATATTTTTTATTTTAACATCATGTCAACATACACCGCTACCAAACTTACTCCAATGCTCGAATCGCACGATATGCAGGCAACACTAACCTTTTATACAGAAATATTAAACTTCACCTGCGATGCAAAATTCGATGACCTTAGCTGGTTCAGCCTTAGCAAAGATGCTATAGAAATCATGTTCTCTATTCCCAATGCCCATCGCAATATCCCCAAACCGATGATGAGCGGCTCACTTTATATTAAAACAAACGAAGTGACTGCCCTATGGGAAAGTTTAAAAGATCAATGTGAAATCTGTTACCCGCTCGAAGATTTCGAATATGGCATGAGAGAGTTTGCCATTTACGACAATAATGGTTATTTACTGCAGTTCGGGCAAGATTTATAGTTGAACTAAAAGCCATAACGGTATAAGGTATTCGCTGTTTAAGCTGCTTATTTTAGTACATTTGCATACCAAATATATTTGGAAACAAGGATCGGTAATCAGCGCATACCGCCCCCTAAAATCCCATAGTATGCAACAAGTAGAAATCTATAAGCCTAAAAATAAAATCCGTTTTGTAACTGCTGCTTCTCTTTTCGACGGACACGATGCAACCATTAATATCATGCGTCGTATTCTCCAGTCTTCAGGGGCTGAAGTTATTCATCTTGGCCATAACAGATCGGTTGAAGAAGTGGTAAACTGCGCCATTCAGGAAGATGTTCAGGGCATCGCCATGACCTCCTATCAGGGCGGACATATCGAATATTTTAAATACATGTACGATCTCCTGCAGGAAAGAGGATCAGGTCACATCAAAATATTTGCAGGTGGCGGTGGTGTAATCTTACCTTCAGAAATTGAAGAATTGCAGGCCTACGGGATTTCTAAAATCTATTCTCCTGATGATGGCCGTAAAATGGGTTTGCAGGGCATGATCAACGATATGCTCGTACAAACCGATTTCATTACCAAAGCCAGCATTACTAACGAGCTCGAAACCATACCTACAAAAGATATCAAAGCCATCGCAGGGGCTATTACCGTTGCAGAAAATGACCCCGAAGGTGCCCAAAAATTTGTTGATGAATTAAAAAAACTGTCCAAAAACAACATCGCTCCTATTTTAGGTATTACCGGAACCGGCGGAGCTGGAAAATCATCACTGGTAGATGAACTTGTACGTCGTTTTTTGATAGAAGTGAAAGATAAAACCCTGGCCATTATCTCTGTCGATCCTTCCAAAAGAAAAACGGGCGGAGCTTTATTAGGCGATCGTATCCGGATGAATGCGATTAATAACCCAAGGGTTTACATGCGCTCATTGGCTACCCGCCAGGCCAACCTTGCCCTCTCCAAGAATGTACAGGAAAGTATCGATATCTGTAAAGCAGCAGGTTACGATTTAATTATTGTAGAAACCTCAGGCATTGGTCAATCAGACACCGAAATTACCGAACACTGCGACGTTTCGCTTTATGTAATGACACCCGAATTTGGTGCGGCTACACAATTGGAGAAAATCGACATGTTAGACTTTGCCGATCTGGTAGCCATTAATAAATTTGATAAAAGAGGTGCCTTAGATGCTTTGCGTGATGTACGCAAACAATACAAACGCAACCACAATATTTTCGATGCCAAGGATGATGAAATTCCAGTTTATGGCACTATGGCCTCGCAGTTTAACGATCCGGGCATGAACAACCTATTTGTGGCCTTAATGGAACAAATTAAGGTAAAAACCGGAACTGATTTTAAGGCCAAAATGGAACTAACTTCCGATCAATCAGAGAAGATTTACATCATTCCTCCCGATCGTATCCGATATTTGGCAGAAATTGCCGAATCGAGCCAAATGTATAACGAATGGGTAGATAAACAGGCTACTATCGCCAGGAAAATGTACCAGTTGAAAGGTGTGATTGATTTGGCAGGCGATATTAATTCCCCGCTATTAGAAGGCGATCAGCAAGATGGGATGCTAAAAAATTTAAATGCAACCTATCACTACTTTGAAGAACAATTAGATGGCGAATGCAAACGTTTATTGCGACAGTGGCCAGATACAAAAAAGGCCTATAAAGAAGAATTTTTCACCTATAAAGTCCGCGAAAAAGAGATTAAACAACCTTTATATTACGAATCACTTTCAAAGCTGAATATTCCTAAAGTTTCGTTACCCAGATATGAAGACTGGGGCGATATTTTAAGGTGGCTGTTAACAGAAAATCTTCCAGGCGAATTCCCTTATGCGGCGGGTGTATTTCCTTTAAAAAGAGATGGCGAAGACCCTACCAGGATGTTTGCTGGAGAAGGTGGCCCCGAAAGAACCAATAAACGTTTCCACTATGTTTCTTTGGGGCAGCCGGCACACCGTTTGTCTACAGCTTTCGACTCTGTTACCCTTTATGGTGAGGATCCGCATATCAGACCAGATATTTATGGAAAAATCGGTAACTCAGGCGTAAGTATTGCCACTTTGGATGATGCTAAAAAGCTCTATTCGGGTTTTGATCTTTGTGCGCCATCAACCTCAGTATCCATGACGATTAATGGCCCAGCCCCTATGCTGTTAGGCTTTTTCATGAATGCGGCAATCGATCAACAATGCGAAAAGTATATTATCGAAAACGATTTAATCAAAGAAGTTGAAGATAAAATTGAGGCCATCTATAAAGCGAAAAATATACCAAGGCCAACATACAATGGCACTTTGCCAGAAGGAAACGATGGCCTAGGCTTGATGCTTTTGGGAGTTACCGGTGATCAGGTTTTACCTGCCGATATTTATACTAAGATAAGGGCGAAAGCTATCAGTTCGGTTAGAGGAACGGTACAGGCCGATATTTTAAAAGAAGACCAAGCGCAGAATACCTGTATTTTCTCTACAGAATTCGCTTTAAGAATGATGGGCGATATCCAGAAATACTTTATCGATGAAAAAGTAAGGAATTTCTACTCAGTATCCATTTCTGGCTATCACATTGCCGAAGCAGGCGCTAATCCGATTTCACAGCTTGCCTTTACCCTAAGCAACGGATTTACCTTTGTAGAATATTATTTAAGCAGGGGCATGCATATTGATGATTTTGCACCTAACCTTTCATTCTTCTTCTCTAATGGTATCGATCCTGAATATGCTGTAATTGGCCGCGTAGCACGCAGAATCTGGGCAAAAGCCATTAAAAACAAATACAAAGGGAATGACCGTTCGCAGAAGCTAAAATACCATATACAAACTTCCGGCCGCTCCTTACATGCACAAGAAATCGACTTTAACGATATCCGCACCACTCTACAGGCGCTATATGCTATCTATGACAACTGTAATTCATTACACACCAATGCTTACGATGAAGCCATTACTACGCCTACTGAAGAATCAGTTCGGAGGGCAATGGCCATTCAATTGATCATTAACAGAGAATTGGGTTTAGCAAAAAATGAAAATCCATTGCAGGGCGCTTTTATTATCGAAGAATTAACCGATCTGGTAGAAGACGCTGTGCTTGCCGAATTTAAACGTATTAACGATCGTGGAGGTGTTTTGGGTGCTATGGAAACGATGTATCAGCGTGGAAAAATTCAGGAAGAAAGTCTGTATTACGAAACACTTAAACACACGGGTGAATATCCGATTGTTGGCGTTAATACTTTTTTAAACAAGAATGGTTCCCCTACTATTGTTCCCGGTGAGGTAATCCGTGCTACAGAAGATGAAAAACAATATCAGATTTCTGCATTGCAAAAATTTCAGAGCCGTAATGCAGACCGTGCTGCAACTCTCTTAAAACAACTCCAAAAATCGGCCATAGCAGGCGATAATATTTTTGAACAGCTGATGGAAGTATGCAAAATATGTTCGTTAGGACAAATCAGTAATGCACTTTACGAAGTTGGCGGCCAGTATAGAAGAAACATGTAAATGAGAACAATATTATTCTTTTTCATCATTGGTTTTTCGGTCCAAACATGGGCACAAAAGATGCCAGCCTCTTCTTTTATCATGGTACTGGGTGTTGCTCAAGATGGCGGCTACCCACACACGGGCTGTCAGAAAAACTGTTGCAAAATGGCTTGGAAAGATGAAAAGTTAAGGAAAAATGTGGTTTCGCTTGCTTTGGTAGATCCCAAAACAAAGAAATGGTGGCTTTTTGAAGCTACACCGGATATTAAGTTGCAGCTCCAGGATTTTAGAAAAAGAACCAATAAAGCTTATCCTTTTCTACCGGAAGGCATTTTTATTACCCATGCACACATTGGCCATTACATCGGCTTAATGGAGTTTGGTAGAGAAGTAATGTCAACAAATGGTTTAAAAGTTTATATACTTCCTAAATTAAAGTCTTTTCTCGAACAAAATGGCCCGTGGAGCCAATTGGTTTCCTTAAAAAACATAAGCCTTGTAGAGCTTAAAGCAAACAATCCGGTTGATGTAGCAGAAAATAAGATCACCGCATTTACAGTACCTCATCGCGATGAATTTTCGGAGACTGCGGGTTTTAAAATTGAAACACCCACAAAAAAATACCTCTTTATCCCCGACATAGACAAATGGAGCAAATGGGATAAAAATATAATTGATGAAGTGAAAAAGGTAGATATTGCGATGATAGACGCTACTTTTTATGGTAGTACAGAATTAGGAAACCGCCCAATTGCCGAAGTACCACATCCACTGGTCATCGAAACAGAAGAATTATTTGGCAAAGAAGATCATAATATTAAAAATAAAATCTTTTTAATCCATTTCAACCACACCAACCCTCTACTTTGGGATTCAACAATCCAAAAACAGGTTTTAAAAAATGGTTTTAACATCGCCAAACAGGGAGATGTTTATTGATATTCAATGTTTCAATTCTAAGGTTTTAGTTCTACTATCTAATGCAATCGTCATGCTGAATTTATTTCAGCATCTTTCTTGCAAGATAGACCCTGAAATGAATTCAGGGTGACGACTCTTACTTTATAGATATTTAATCAACAAAAAAAGCCCCGATTTACATCAGGGCTTCCACATATCTATTTAATTGCTATTATCCAGCAATCCAGCTAAATTTATAATCTATAGTAGGATTTTTCATTCTTTCGGCAACACGTAACAAACGCGAAGGCAAGGCCATAATATAATCACGGGCTTTTTCACCAGCTTCATTTAAATCACGCATCCCTTCAATTTTCCAATCAACTATTAATTGCTGCATAATTTCAACATAATCAATCGCTGTATAAACACCTAAACGTTGTGCAGCATCTGTAAAGTGACCGAATGTTTGACCGATTTTTAAACCTACTTCACGTAAGAAATGTGCCGGCATTACAATCTTTTTACGCATCATATCTTCAAAAGCTAACATTGCTTCGTTAGGATCAACCTCGAAAATACGGTTCATGAAATCTTTATATGCTTTTGCATGTCTCGCTTCATCAGAAGCAATTACACCACACATTCTCGATAATAAAGTATCACCATCTTTTTTTGCTAAAGAAGCTACCCTTCTGTGCGAGATGTTGGTAGCCATCTCCTGAAAAGAGGTGTAAATAAAGTTACGATAAGGATCGTGGCCAGTGCCGATATCGAAACCATCGGCAATGAGGTATTGCGTAGAAATTTCCATCTGGCGCATATCTACACGACCTGATAGATATAAATATTTATTTAACAAATCACCGTGACGGTTTTCTTCTGCGGTCCAGTGTCTGTTCCATTTCATCCATCCACCATCTTCTTTCATGCTCGGCCCCTGCACCATCGCTAACCACGATTCGTAAGTAGGCAAAGCTTCTTCAGTGATGGTATCGCCGATCAATACTGCTACAAGATCGTAAGAAAGATCCTTTGCATTATCCCTTAATATTCTAATGTCTTGATAAAATGTTTCGCTAGTAGAATCAGGAAGAAAATCAGACGGTTGCCAGTTAGTATCAATTGGTTTAAGATAGGTATCCATCATCTCCAGCATATACTTTTCTATATGCACCATTACTTCCCTTCTTTTATCTGCAAAAAAACTCATTACTTTTGTTTATATATTGTTAACAACAAAGATAACCAAATATTACAGCAAACCTTGTGATATTAACATATTTAGCATTAAATCAGCTTTAAAATAAGCTCTAAATTATCAACACCCCCTTAAATAGTTAAATACGGTGTTTAACTTATTTGTTAAGCCTAGCCCGGTGATTAATTTTTGGATGATCTGGAGCGCAGTGGCAGTAACCTTTAGTTTAGGTCCCGTCCTGCTGTCCGTTTTACTCCGCCAATGAAGGATTGGCTCCATGCCCACTCCCATCAGGGCTATAGTACTCAGGGCGGAAGTGTAAATGGAAGATGGATCAAGGTTCTGTGGAGATCAGTGTAACCTGCGGGAACAATTCCTTAACTTTTCTTCACTCCTTAATGGTAGAAATAACAAGAGTTTTAGGAGCGCAGTGGCAGTAGCCTTTAGTTTGGGTCCCGTCCTGCTGTCCGTTCTACTCCGCCAATGAAGGATCGGCTCCGTGCCCACTCCCATCAGGGCTATTGCACCCAGGGCGGAAGTGTAAAGGGAAGATGGATCAAGGTTCTGCGGAGATCCGCGTAACCTGCGGGAACAATTCCTTGACTTTTCTCCGCTGCTCAATACTGAAACGGGGACAGGTGCGGCTACAGAAAGGCCTTAAACGAAGAAAACCCTTCCGCATTTCTGCTGAAGGGTTTCTTTTAAGATTTGGCACCGACCTACTCTCCCACGTGTTACCGCAGTACCATCGGCTCTGGTGGGCTTAACTTCTCTGTTCGGAATGGGAAGAGGTGGACACCACCGATATAGGCACCTAAATATTTTTATTTGAGCTGAAAGGATAAAGCTCAAAGCTTAAAGCTGTTTCTATCACGCTTTAGTCTTTAGTCTTTTAGCTTTCCGCTTAAATGACATATTATTGAAAGAAGTTAAGTTTTGAAGAACAAACAACAGTCTGTTTAGCTTTGAAAGCTTCGGATGATTAGTACTACTCGACTGTGCTGTCACCAGCTTTACATCTGTAGCCTATCAACGTAGTAGTCTGCTACGGTCCTATATGGAATTCTCATCTCGTGGCTAGTTTCGCACTTAGATGCTTTCAGCGCTTATCTATTCCCAGCGTAGCTACTCTGCAATGCCCCTGGCGGAACAACAGATTCACTAGAGGCTGGTCCAACCCGGTCCTCTCGTACTAAGGTCAGCCCCACTCAAAATTCCTACGCCCACAACAGATAGGGACCGAACTGTCTCGCGACGTTCTGAACCCAGCTCGCGTGCCACTTTAATCGGCGAACAGCCGAACCCTTGGGACCTTCTCCAGCCCCAGGATGTGACGAGCCGACATCGAGGTGCCAAACCTCCCCGTCGATATGAGCTCTTGGGGGAGATCAGCCTGTTATCCCCAGCGTACCTTTTATCCTTTGAGCGATGGCCCTTCCATGCAGAACCACCGGATCACTATATCCGTCTTTCGACCCTGATCGACCTGTATGTCTCACAGTCAAGCAAGCTTATGCTATTGCACTCCGCGTACGGTTACCAAGCGTACTGAGCTTACCTTTGAAAGCCTCCGTTACCTTTTTGGAGGCGACCACCCCAGTCAAACTACCCATCAAACAATGTCTCCCGCTTGGCGGGATTAGACACCGAATACAGAAAGGGTGGTATTTCAACGTTGGCTCCACGACGCCTAGCGACGCCGCTTCAAAGCCTCCCACCTATCCTACACATCCTGTATCCAATGTCAATGTTAAATTGTAGTGAAGGTGCATGGGGTCTTTCCGTCCCGTTGCGGGTACCCGGCGTCTTCACCGGGACCACAATTTCACCGAGCTCATGGCTGAGACAGCGCCCAGATCGTTACACCATTCGTGCAGGTCGGAACTTACCCGACAAGGAATTTCGCTACCTTAGGACCGTTATAGTTACGGCCGCCGTTTACTGGGGCTTCGATTCAATGCTTCTCTTACGATGACATCCCCTCTTAACCTTCCAGCACCGGGCAGGTGTCAGGCCTTATACCTCATCTTTCGATTTTGCAAAGCCATGTGTTTTTGTTAAACAGTCGCCTGGGCCTTTTCACTGCGGCTTACATTACTGCAAGCGCCCCTTCTCCCGAAGTTACAGGGCCATTTTGCCGAGTTCCTTAGCCATGATTCACTCGAGCACCTTAGAATCCTCTTCCCGGATACCTGTGTCGGTTTGCGGTACGGGTTTTTATAACCTGAAGCTTAGCGGTTTTTCTTGGAAGTCTGATTACCTGCGCTATCAACTCACCCGAAGGCTCGTCGTACTATCAGCTTTCAGCATCGTTGGCGGATTTGCCTACCATCGATATACCTACGGCCTTTAACGATCTATTCCGTCAGATCGCGGCAGTGTCACTACTCCGTCCCCACATCGCAGTTATAAAAAGTACTGGAATATTAACCAGTTGTCCATCGAATTTCCCCTTCGGGTTCTCCTTAGGTCCCGACTGACCCTGATCCGATTAGCGTTGATCAGGAAACCTTATCCTTTCGGTGGGCGGGTTTCTCGCCCGCCTTATCGTTACTTATGCCTACATTTGCTTTTCTATACACTCCAGCACCCATTACCAGATACCTTCACTGTATATAGAATGCTCCCCTACCGATATATTTCAATCCCATAGCTTCGGTGTACAATTTTATGCCCGTTTATTATCCATGCCCGATCGCTCGACTAGTGAGCTGTTACGCACTCTTTAAATGAATGGCTGCTTCCAAGCCAACATCCTAGCTGTCTGTGCAATCGGACCTCGTTAGTTCAACTTAACTGTAACTTGGGGACCTTAGCTGATGGTCTGGGTTCTTTCCCTCTCGGCGCGTGACCTTAGCACCCCGCGCCTCACTGCCGGTTATATTATATAGCATTCGGAGTTTGTCTGGATTTGGTAGGATTTGACTCCCCCGCACCCAATCAGTAGCTCTACCTCTATATAACTCAATACCGACGCTGTTCCTAAAAACATTTCGGGGAGTACGAGCTATTTCCCAGTTTGATTAGCCTTTCACCCCTACCCACAGATCATCCGGAAACTTTTCAACGTTTATCGGTTCGGTCCTCCAGTACGTGTTACCGCACCTTCAACCTGTCCATGGGTAGATCACAAGGTTTCGCGTCTACCTCCTCTGACTATACGCCCTATTCAGACTCGCTTTCGCTTCGGATCCGTGCCTGAAGCACTTAACCTTGCCAGAGAAGAGTAACTCGTAGGCTCATTATGCAAAAGGCACGCCGTCACACCACTTGGATGCTCCGACCGCTTGTAAGTACACGGTTTCAGGTTCTATTTCACTCCCCTGTTCGGGGTTCTTTTCACCTTTCCCTCACGGTACTGGTTCACTATCGGTCTCTCAGGAGTATTTAGCCTTACCGGATGGTGCCGGCTGATTCCCACAAGGCGTCTCCGACCTCGCGGTACTCAGGATACTGCTAGGCTAGCATTCTATACGTGTACTGGGCTATCACCATGTATCGCCGGGCTTCCCATCCCGTTCCACTTCTGTTTGCTAATGCCACGTTGCAGTCCTACAACCCCCACTTTGCCGTAACAAGGTAGGTTTGGGCTCTTTCCCTTTCGCTCGCCACTACTCAGGAAATCATTGTTATTTTCTCTTCCTCTGCTTACTTAGATGTTTCAGTTCGGCAGGTTTGCTCATTATATGTGACATGTCTTCAACATGCCGGGTTGCCCCATTCGGAAATCTTCGGATCAGTTCCTATTTGCAAATACCCGAAGCTTATCGCAGCTTATCACGTCCTTCATCGCCTCTGAGAGCCAAGGCATCCCCCGTGTACTCTTTTTTACTTTCTTCTACGCTTGCGCCTTTTGCGCCGCAAGGTATGCTTTTTTTGCTCTTGTCATGATGTCTCATACTTGTTGGTTGATTGCTCTTCCTTCAAGTGAGCACAAACACAACAGTCGCCTATTGTTGTTTGCTCTTCTTTTTTAACTTCTTCCAATATGTCAAAGAACTTTATTAAGGTATAACCCTTAGGGTATAAAAGTCCGGGTGTCATGTGCCCATCCTTAAGCCTAAGCTTATTCCTTATTAGTAAAAACTGCGGTCTCGAACCGTTTCAGATGTGCTGTTCAGTGCATCTGTGCCCCATGGCGTTTCTTTCTTAATCTTTATGTCAATGTATATTACCGATCCCGGTAATTTCTGTGTTTTTTGAAAGCTTTCCGCTTTGGTCTTTAAGCTTTATGCTCAAATGTGGAGAATAACGGAGTCGAACCGTTGACCTCCTGCGTGCAAGGCAGGCGCTCTAGCCAGCTGAGCTAATCCCCCAAAAGTTAGTCTTGAGTTTGCAGTTATCAGTTTGGAGTAACCTAACTCCCAACTATTTTCTCCAAACTCCCAACTTAATGTGTAGTCCCGTCCAGATTTGAACTGGAGACCCCTACATTATCAGTGTAGTGCTCTAACCAGGCTGAGCTACGGGACTATGGTTTTAAGGCAGGCAGCTGTTCGCAGTATATAGTATCTTACCGCTACTGCTTCCTTTGGCTTACCCCATTTCAAGTTCCGTTAAGCTTACCCTTACAGTAGCCCACCGTTGTCTTCTGGGTGTTTCTTGTTTTTCTTTTTTTTTGAAATATCATGTTGCGTGGCGAGTAGGCGGTGCTACTCCAGAAAGGAGGTATTCCAGCCGCACCTTCCGGTACGGCTACCTTGTTACGACTTAGCCCCAGTTACCGGTTTTACCCTAGGACGCTCCTTGCGGTTACATACTTTAGGTACCCCCAGCTTCCATGGCTTGACGGGCGGTGTGTACAAGGCCCGGGAACGTATTCACCGCGTCATTGCTGATACGCGATTACTAGCGAATCCAACTTCATGGGGTCGAGTTGCAGACCCCAATCCGAACTGTGAACGGCTTTATGAGATTCGCATACCGTTGCCGGCTAGCTGCCCTCTGTACCGTCCATTGTAGCACGTGTGTAGCCCCGGACGTAAGGGCCATGATGACTTGACGTCGTCCCCTCCTTCCTCTCTGTTTGCACAGGCAGTCTGTTTAGAGTCCCCACCATTACATGCTGGCAACTAAACATAGGGGTTGCGCTCGTTGCGGGACTTAACCCAACACCTCACGGCACGAGCTGACGACAGCCATGCAGCACCTAGTTTCGTGTGATTGCTCAAGGTACTATCTCTAGTACCGTCACTAACTTTCAAGCCCGGGTAAGGTTCCTCGCGTATCATCGAATTAAACCACATGCTCCTCCGCTTGTGCGGGCCCCCGTCAATTCCTTTGAGTTTCACCCTTGCGGGCGTACTCCCCAGGTGGAACACTTAACGCTTTCGCTTAGCCGCTGACTGTGTATCGCCAACAGCGAGTGTTCATCGTTTAGGGCGTGGACTACCAGGGTATCTAATCCTGTTTGATCCCCACGCTTTCGTGCCTCAGCGTCAATAAGACCATAGTAAGCTGCCTTCGCAATCGGTGTTCTGAGACATATCTATGCATTTCACCGCTACTTGTCTCATTCCGCCTACCTCTAGTCCATTCAAGCCCATCAGTATCAAGGGCACTGCGATAGTTGAGCTACCGTCTTTCACCCCTGACTTAACAGGCCGCCTACGCACCCTTTAAACCCAATAAATCCGGATAACGCTTGGATCCTCCGTATTACCGCGGCTGCTGGCACGGAGTTAGCCGATCCTTATTCTTCCGGTACATTCAGCTTCCTACACGTAGAAAGGTTTATTCCCGGATAAAAGCAGTTTACAACCCATAGGGCAGTCTTCCTGCACGCGGCATGGCTGGTTCAGAGTTGCCTCCATTGACCAATATTCCTTACTGCTGCCTCCCGTAGGAGTCTGGTCCGTGTCTCAGTACCAGTGTGGGGGGCCATCCTCTCAGATCCCCTAGTCATCGTCGCCTTGGTGGGCCGTTACCCCGCCAACTAGCTAATGACACGCATGCCCATCTTTATCCCATAAATGTTTGATCATTGCACTATGCAGTGCTGTGATTTTATGCGGTATTAATCCGGATTTCTCCGGGCTATCCCCCTGATAAAGGTAGGTTGCATACGCGTTACGCACCCGTGCGCCACTTTCATGCCCAGCAAGCTGGACAATCTCGTTCGACTTGCATGTATTAGGCCTGCCGCTAGCGTTCATCCTGAGCCAGGATCAAACTC
The nucleotide sequence above comes from Pedobacter riviphilus. Encoded proteins:
- a CDS encoding acyl-ACP desaturase, with translation MSFFADKRREVMVHIEKYMLEMMDTYLKPIDTNWQPSDFLPDSTSETFYQDIRILRDNAKDLSYDLVAVLIGDTITEEALPTYESWLAMVQGPSMKEDGGWMKWNRHWTAEENRHGDLLNKYLYLSGRVDMRQMEISTQYLIADGFDIGTGHDPYRNFIYTSFQEMATNISHRRVASLAKKDGDTLLSRMCGVIASDEARHAKAYKDFMNRIFEVDPNEAMLAFEDMMRKKIVMPAHFLREVGLKIGQTFGHFTDAAQRLGVYTAIDYVEIMQQLIVDWKIEGMRDLNEAGEKARDYIMALPSRLLRVAERMKNPTIDYKFSWIAG
- a CDS encoding VOC family protein, which translates into the protein MSTYTATKLTPMLESHDMQATLTFYTEILNFTCDAKFDDLSWFSLSKDAIEIMFSIPNAHRNIPKPMMSGSLYIKTNEVTALWESLKDQCEICYPLEDFEYGMREFAIYDNNGYLLQFGQDL
- a CDS encoding methylmalonyl-CoA mutase family protein, whose amino-acid sequence is MQQVEIYKPKNKIRFVTAASLFDGHDATINIMRRILQSSGAEVIHLGHNRSVEEVVNCAIQEDVQGIAMTSYQGGHIEYFKYMYDLLQERGSGHIKIFAGGGGVILPSEIEELQAYGISKIYSPDDGRKMGLQGMINDMLVQTDFITKASITNELETIPTKDIKAIAGAITVAENDPEGAQKFVDELKKLSKNNIAPILGITGTGGAGKSSLVDELVRRFLIEVKDKTLAIISVDPSKRKTGGALLGDRIRMNAINNPRVYMRSLATRQANLALSKNVQESIDICKAAGYDLIIVETSGIGQSDTEITEHCDVSLYVMTPEFGAATQLEKIDMLDFADLVAINKFDKRGALDALRDVRKQYKRNHNIFDAKDDEIPVYGTMASQFNDPGMNNLFVALMEQIKVKTGTDFKAKMELTSDQSEKIYIIPPDRIRYLAEIAESSQMYNEWVDKQATIARKMYQLKGVIDLAGDINSPLLEGDQQDGMLKNLNATYHYFEEQLDGECKRLLRQWPDTKKAYKEEFFTYKVREKEIKQPLYYESLSKLNIPKVSLPRYEDWGDILRWLLTENLPGEFPYAAGVFPLKRDGEDPTRMFAGEGGPERTNKRFHYVSLGQPAHRLSTAFDSVTLYGEDPHIRPDIYGKIGNSGVSIATLDDAKKLYSGFDLCAPSTSVSMTINGPAPMLLGFFMNAAIDQQCEKYIIENDLIKEVEDKIEAIYKAKNIPRPTYNGTLPEGNDGLGLMLLGVTGDQVLPADIYTKIRAKAISSVRGTVQADILKEDQAQNTCIFSTEFALRMMGDIQKYFIDEKVRNFYSVSISGYHIAEAGANPISQLAFTLSNGFTFVEYYLSRGMHIDDFAPNLSFFFSNGIDPEYAVIGRVARRIWAKAIKNKYKGNDRSQKLKYHIQTSGRSLHAQEIDFNDIRTTLQALYAIYDNCNSLHTNAYDEAITTPTEESVRRAMAIQLIINRELGLAKNENPLQGAFIIEELTDLVEDAVLAEFKRINDRGGVLGAMETMYQRGKIQEESLYYETLKHTGEYPIVGVNTFLNKNGSPTIVPGEVIRATEDEKQYQISALQKFQSRNADRAATLLKQLQKSAIAGDNIFEQLMEVCKICSLGQISNALYEVGGQYRRNM
- a CDS encoding MBL fold metallo-hydrolase is translated as MRTILFFFIIGFSVQTWAQKMPASSFIMVLGVAQDGGYPHTGCQKNCCKMAWKDEKLRKNVVSLALVDPKTKKWWLFEATPDIKLQLQDFRKRTNKAYPFLPEGIFITHAHIGHYIGLMEFGREVMSTNGLKVYILPKLKSFLEQNGPWSQLVSLKNISLVELKANNPVDVAENKITAFTVPHRDEFSETAGFKIETPTKKYLFIPDIDKWSKWDKNIIDEVKKVDIAMIDATFYGSTELGNRPIAEVPHPLVIETEELFGKEDHNIKNKIFLIHFNHTNPLLWDSTIQKQVLKNGFNIAKQGDVY